GTTTCTGAAACCATGGGAATGATGTGTGTACTTTGTGGGAAGGAAACCATCTCTTAGTGGCAGGGATTGATGGTGTAGGCCTGACTGACGGCATTGACCTGGCTTGTATCTTGGAAAATTCTTACTGGATTCATTGCCCTGTGTCTCAAGGTTCACATCGAATTCACTGAAGGAGAGGATAAAATCACTTTGGAAGGACCTACAGAAGATGTGAATGTGGCTCAGGAACAGATTGAAGTCATGGTCAAGGATCTGGTAAGTTGGTGTTACTAGTTCCAGTACATAAGAAGGAAGTGGGGGAAGAAGGAGCAACAGAGCAGAGATGATGAGGTGTGTATCGCATCCATATGATGTCTTGACATGCTTAACAGAGCTTGCAGAAGACAAGTTGTGTTGCAGATGGATGAAACCCTTGGTTATGAAGCTTGTGTATAGCATTGTTAAAAAATCAGCAGCAGGTCTTAAATCTTTTGATGCGGAGAAGGAAGGATTCTCTTTCAGTCATAGCTGAAGAGGCATTAAGGTCCCTTTAAAGAGGTCCCTTCAGACGTTTCACAAGCATGGTGCTCTGAGCTCAGACCAGACgagtgctgctgctctgcataAAGGCAGGAGGAGCACTTGTAGCTGACCACTGAAGAGTCAGTGCCAGTACCAGCAGCAGGCACAAGGCACTTAGGGCACAAGACAGGAGAAGGGGTGCCCTACCCTGCCTAGCCCTATACAATTCTTTATAGATCAACCGGATGGATTATGCAGAAATCAACGTTGACCACAAATTCCACCGACACCTCATTGGCAAGAATGGAGCTAACAGTAAGTGGGGTGCCTTTCTAATCCTTCCTGTGCTCAAACTCTCTGTGTTTAGTAGATCATATCAGGGGCTCTGCAGCTTATCCGGTGTTCTGTCTCCATTACGTTTCCTCTGCTCCTCTGGAGTGGTGATGGCACAAGGAGATAAATGGGCAGTGAGGCCTTAGGATGGCTTTAATGTGTGAAAGTGTCTTGGGAGGTTGAACAGTGGTGGGATTACCTTGCCATGCCCtggggggaattttttttttggttggagaATTGTCTGtcgcttgtttttttttttttaagttgctcgATGTGAATTACATTTTAGCCGTCAATTGGGGGTGGTGGAAATCTGCTTGGTGAGTTTCTCcccagaaaataatttgggattAGAAATGAATGATCATCTTCTGATCTAAATGTGGTGCTGTTTGGTGAAGAAATGGATGCCTTGCTCTGGCAAGCAAACAGTTGGCTCTGTAGATGCTGCAGCGTTTACTTGTACCGGTTCTTGTGTGGCACAGATCTGCTCTCACTGAACTTCAGGGTGAAGAGGCACTTTCCCCTGTTTCAACCCCACATCACTTGCCCCTTCTCAGAGGCTGGTTTGCTTCTTAAACAGCCTCCGAGCAGTGATAATTAAGGTGCCTTGCTTCCAAGTCTTGGCCTAGCAGAGTGTGTCACCACAGTCCTTGCCTTGAAGTTAACAGGATCAAGGACCTCTACAAGGTGTCTGTGCGCATTCCTCCGGACAATGAGAAGAGCAACCTGATCAGAATTGAAGGAGACCCACAGGGGGTCCAACAGGCCAAGAAAGAGCTGCTGGAACTCGCTTCCCGTATGGTGAGTAGGATGTGATGCTTGGGAGGGTGCAGGGTTTGGGCTTTTATGTTACCTTGTAACCTTTCGGTGCAAGTGTGTGCCCGTTGCCCACCAAGCACTTGGATCTCGTGACAAGTGCAAGTTCCTCTTCACAGATGTGTTCCTCTATTCCCTTGGATACCCCTTCTCTTTCAACCTAGAGTGAATTTTGTCTAGAGGAGAAAAGAGGGACAGGGCTGAGAAGTAAACTGTTAGGCAGAAAACTGGTAAATAAAAGTATgtttgcagagaactggggatgagtctcttcaaccaagtaatgagtgataggacaagaggtaatggcctcaagttgcaccagggaaggtttagactggatattaggaagtatttctttacagagggggttgttgggcgttggaatgggctgcccagggaggtggtggagtccccatccctggaggggttgaagagtcgggttgacccagtgctgagggatctggtgtagttgggaacggtcagtgttgggttgatggttggactggaggagcttcaaggtcttttccaacctagatgattctgtgattctgtgatgtggtTCTCCTGATGAACACTCAATGTAAACTCTATTCTCACCAGGAAAATGAACGCACCAAGGACCTAATCATTGAGCAGAAATTCCACCGGACCATCATTGGACAGAAGGGCGAGCGGATCCGGGAAATACGGGAGAAATTCCCAGAGGTGAGGCTTTCTAGGAGATGAGGAATCCAGAGGGGATGTTTCCTACTTGGGTAGCAGACACATCGTTGCTGAAGTCATAACTTTAGTGGCTCTGTATCTAACAAGTATGAGAAGATAGTTTTTCTGGCCAGAGGCTGCTAACATGGTTACCCTTTTCTGAATGGGAAAGGGGTTGTGTAGGATCCTCCCCCCGCCTTTGCATGTCTGACACGGCAATTGTTGCGTTTGCGTGCGCTGACTGTAAACGGCCACCTCCTGCAGGTTATCATCAACTTCCCAGACCCTGCGCACAAGAGTGACATCGTCCAACTTAGAGGTCCCAAAAATGAGGTGGAGAAGTGCACCAAGTACATGCAAAAGATGGTGGCAGACCTGGTAAGGGGGACTTCTATCTGCTGTTCTCTCCTACATGCCTGGATAATCCTGGACTAAAGCAGAGCTGTACGGGCTTGTCTAGGGCTGAAACACCTCAAGTTGAAAGAGCTGTGGACACTGTCCTGGCTGGATGAGGGCAGGGGGGTAATACATGTTATTTAAGGGCTATAGGGGAAGGTGCTTGACTTTGCTTATTCTTGCAAGTCTCTCATACAGAGAACTTCCTCGGGTCTAAGCCTATTGTCAAAAGCTTATTTATCAAGTTCCTGGGACGGGGCCTTGCTTGCCATAACGCTGTAATCTTCAgttctcccttcctttccccattaggttgaaaacagcttttctattTCTGTCCCCATCTTCAAACAATTCCACAAGAACATCATAGGGAAAGGAGGTGCCAACATCAAGAAGGTGAGAGAGCTTGCCTATCTCCAGTGCTCAGTATGGTCAATGTCTGCAGCTAAATCCCACTCACTGCTCTCTCCTTCTCATTGGTGATGTGAAATACCTCCAAGGGGGTTTCTGTGACATGGGACACCTCtgaggtgtttttttgtttttttttttttctttgtgtcagATCCGTGAAGAAAGCAACACCAAAATTGATCTCCCAGCAGAGAACAGCAACTCGGAGACAATTGTTATCACAGGCAAGAGAGCAAACTGTGAGGCTGCTCGCCACAGAATTCTTGCCATCCAGAAGGAGCTGGTAAGTGAAACAACTGGCCTGTTGCAGATGAGGGACTTGGAAATGTTGCTAGAAGGCATAAATACAGAAGAAGTGCTTGTAGTGGGGAAGGGCAGGAAGAAGACAAATGTGAGTGTCTGTCTGTTCTTGACTCTTAAACCTAAGTTTATGGCTGCTCATGTGGCAGGAGTAGCCAGTCTCAAGCCCCTCTAGTCAGGCATTTCTTGCATGCAGCTCTGTAAAGATTCTAGCCTAGGTGGGAGTCAGAGGATAAGCAGAACGGGCCCAAACACATTTCTGCAGCTTGACTAACAGCCTGTTACTGTCCTCTCTTAGGCCAACATCACAGAGGTGGAGGTCTCCATTCCTTCAAAACTGCACAATTCCCTCATTGGCACCAAAGGCCGCTTCATCCGCTCCATCATGGAGGAGTGTGGTGGAGTCCACATCCACTTCCCCACCGAGGGCTCTGGCAGTGACACTGTGACCATCAGAGGCCCAGCCCAGGATGTGGAGAAAGCCAAGAAACAGCTGCTGCACCTGGCAGAGGAGAAGGTGAGCCTTGTCTCACAGGGGAAGGAGCAGATTGTTTTGGCCAGCTGTTTCTTTTGGGGTGTTGAAGTGATCCCCTCTGCCTACTAGGAAGTCTCTGGCATCAGCCTAATCCTCTTCTGAGAGATTTGAATACAGTTTGGATGATTGAAAGAAAACTGTGCTTCTGTCCTTGTGACAATGAGTTCTTCCCCCATGGGTAGAAGAACTGGCTGTAATGCTTCTCTCCCTAGGCTGGGGATGTACTCAAAGGGTTAAGGGTCCCTACTCCTGTGGTTTGAATGCTGTTGGGTATCCACACTTCTCTGAAACAGCTTACTCTGGatatctcctttccttttttcttgatCTCTGAATTCCAGCTCCAGTTCTTCCATTTCATTGCATATATCCAGGTTTGAGAACCTTGGGTTACAAGACCCCTTGCTCTGAGTTGTGACTGACTGGTCATTCtaatagcaagaaaaaaaccctttctaaTATCAGCATGTGAACATGTTCTCCTGATGGGTTGGTTGCCTCTGCTGCCTGGCTTGCAGCAGTCAGTTAGCAAATGGTTATGCTGCCTTGTGTGAGTGTCACACCCTTCTCCCTGGGAAGTCTTTTCTGCTCATATTTTCACCAGTTGTCCTGAGTGTAGAGTTAGCTTTTCAGCCCTGAGAACATCTTTCAGGTAGTGTTTTTAATTTAAGACATTGTATACCTTTCTGACTTTGACAGCACACTGCATCTACCTTGCTCTTGCAACCCTGTGTATGTGAGTGCAGGTAACGTCCCTACGTGCTTAATGTTGATGCTGGTGGGTATTTTCTATATATTGACATGTTCCATGGATATCTGACTCCTTTCAGCAAACGAAGAGTTACACCGTGGACCTCCGTGCAAAGCCAGAGTACCACAAATTCCTTATTGGTAAGGGTGGTGGAAACATCCGTAAGGTGCGTGACAACACTGGGGCCCGCATCATCTTCCCAACATCCGAAGACAAAGATCAGGAGCTGATTACTATCATGGGAACTGAGGAGGCTGTCAAAGAGGCACAGAAGGAGTTGGAGGCCCTCATCAAGAACCTGGTAGGAGCTAGCTACTTTTTCAACTTCCTTGCCTATCACTGTAGCAAGGTGTAACGAGTCAGTGTGGAGGACCTGCTTGTCCTAAAGCCATATGCTGCCCTTCATGGGAGCTCAGAAAGATCCTCCTTGCTGTCACTTGTTGGGGTGAGGTTGTAAACTGATTGTTGGTTGTAAATTGAGTGCAGCAAACTTGTGCTTATCACCAGGAGCAGCAGGGTTGACTGGCTGTCATCTGTTGGCAGGATAACGTGGTTGAAGACTCCATGGTGGTTGACCCCAAGCACCACCGCCACTTTGTCATCCGGAGAGGGCAAGTTCTGCGTGAGATTGCGGATGAGTATGGTGGTGTCATGGTCAGCTTCCCGCGTTCTGGCACCCAGAGTGACAAAGTCACCCTCAAGGGAGCCAAGGACTGTGTGGAGGCAGCCAAGAAACGCATCCAGGAGATCATTGAGGACCTGGTATGTCCCAGGAGAACTGTTTGCTCTACACTTTGTTGCTTCAGCAGTGCCTTCCTTGAACCTGCTGTACAGCCAAGCTTTATGTGAACAAGTCCCACAGTACTTCTGGGTTTTGAAGCTTTGCTGTCCAACATACAGGGTCTGCAGACTTTAGATCCTGgcctggtgtggtggtttagcccctgccggggtctgagaccacgcggccgctgtccctcccccacaaagggattgaaatacaaagccccggggctgggataaggaaaggtttaatacaacagtgcaactgcagcgcaacaaacagcaacaataagaataacagtaataacaatgaatagagcaaaatatctaccaatacagcagtgagaatagagcaaattCCACAGTACACGTGGTAACCTCTTGTCCTGCttcagcgccaggatgtgacgtggcatggcatggtatctgaataacccagctagagcttcccccccccccccccactgctggggaaacttaaccctatcctggctaaaccaggacacctgggGAATGgcagctggctccaaaatggcgATGCTGTATGAAGGAATTGCCTCCTCTGACCATCTTCTTGGGTTTTAGGGGTGGAAATAGGAGACCCTTTCTTGGTGTACTTCTAGACATTAAAAGATTGGAACCTTCTTGTGCCTTTCCATGCCTGGCCTTGGGCAGTGGTTGTTCTCTGGGCTTTCCTGTGCTGTTAGTGTTGGCTTTTGGAAGCACCCAGCTGTGAAAtctgttcttttcccttctttccttctttgtctttttcctttcttctaatgCTTCCTCCCCCTCAGGGTAATAGAGAGCTTGAGCTTTGGTCTCAGAAGCCTGTAACATCATGGGTTGTGGAGGCACCCTTCGTTAAGAAATCCTCTGTTAACTTCTCTGAGAGAGGAAGGATTCTAGGCAACTTTCAGTTCTTCCCCTGTCAGCAGCTGTTATCTTTTCTAACTCCTCTCTCTATGGATTTCACCATACACAAGCATCCTGTTTTCTGGTGTGAAAGAGGCTGCATTGCAATAGAGCAACTCTGCTTTCTCACAGGAAGCTCAAGTGACAATCGaatgcaccatcccacaaaagTTCCACCGCTCCATTATGGGCCCCAAAGGATCCCGGATCCAGCAGATCACCCGGGACTACGGTGTTCAGATCAAATTCCCTGACAGGGAGGAGAACCCAGGTATACCCATGGATGTTCGCATGGTGGTTGGGGTGATCGTGTAACCTACGCTCCATGTCAGTGGAGATGTTCTACTTAAAATCTATGGAGAACTGACCCCAGGTGTTCCCTGCAGTGTCCTTGAACCTGGGCTTAGCGGCCACCTTGCTCTCTTGGGTAAAACTGCAGACCTGAGTGTTGTGAATGTGTTCTCACCACAGAGTGCAGGGAGTACAAGGACCTACCCTGGCAGAAAGGGCTCTGCAGGCTTAACCAAGGTCTCTCTGGGCTCTCGTGCTGACTGTGCTGAATTCAGCACAGCGGGTGCCTGTTGAATACTCTGGCCTAGCACCAGCCATCCTGTTGTAACATCCAGTGCTGTGCTGGTGAACTTCCCTGTTGGGGAAGAAACTCCCAGCTTTCTTTGTTGCCTCTGCTAATGTAGGAGTGCAGCCTCTGCTTCCGTAGTGCAACTTCAGGTGCCTTCTGTGCAGGCAAAGGCAGTATCAGTGCTTTGCAGAGAGGTGTGGAGCAGGCTGCTTCGGTGGATGTTCTTGCTCTGCTCCTTCCAGGCTAAGCCCTGGCAAACTCCCTGTGCTAGGAGTGACCTCCTCCACAGCAGTCTGTAGTGTCTGACTTCTCTTGACAAAGCCCAGGCTGAGCCTGAGGGTCTAGAGGGGGAGATAATGAGCAAGGAGGGGGCTCTGTGCATTTAACACGAGACTTTCCATGTTTCCAGCCCCTGTTGCAGAACCAGCTGTGCAGGAGAATGGTGAGGAAGGTGGGGAAGGCAAGGACGGGAAGGATGCAGATCCCAGCTCTCCAAAGAAGTGCGATATCATCATCATCTCTGGCCGCAGGGAGAAGTGTGAGGCAGCAAAGGAGGCGCTGCAGGTATGTGGCTTTCTAAGCCCCCTAGCCCTGTAATGTAGCGATGCCCCGATGCAAGAAGCTCACTGCAGTCTCTAGTGGTGGTAATAAAAGCTACTTCCTCAGTCAGGGTTGCAGTTGAGGTGGTCACTGATGTGAACTGTAGGGGTGGTCTGTACCACTCAAGGGAAGTCCTCTGCTCTGTGGTTCAGCCTGGCAGCTTGAATCAGTGCCTGACCTTGCAATTGCTAGAGCTCGTAGGCAGCCCCAAGTTCCTTGCCATAAAAGCATGACATGCTTGTTTTATGGAACACAGCTGGAAAGAGAAGGAGTCTGATTGAGGCTGAATCATTCTAGCTTTCGCAGACCTTGCCATGCTCCTTTAGTGATGTTTTCCAAGTCTCTGCTAGATTGAAGCCAAGGATATGAAAACAGTCTGTTCCCAGAGCCGGGGTTTAAGATTGCTTGTTTGGAAAAAATGCTTTAACACCCAACAGGTCATCTTGGTGTTTGCAGCTGATCTCTCTTCCTGTAGAGTTTGTATCCTGACTACAAGGGAATGTACCTCAGTTCAGCAACACATTCTTTTGGGCAAGTCTATGGAAAGCTGAAAGACAGAAGTCTTTCAACAGGTAAACTGTGCTCCCTCCCCTGCAGGCTCTGGTTCCTGTCACCATTGAGGTGGAAGTTCCCTTTGATCTTCACCGTTACATCATTGGCCAGAAAGGAAGTGGGATCCGCAAAATGATGGATGAGTTTGAAGTAAGTTGTTGCCCTTCCTGCATCTCCTCTGTCCTGGAGAATCTGTAGGTGACGATGTTTGCGGTGGTGGCAATCAGTTGCAACGTATGTAGGAGTGTTGTGGCTTGACCCTGGAATACAGGCTCTGTAATAAGAAAACGAGACCTGTGTGATTTAGTCCCTGGCTCAGGGCTTGGTGGGTTTCGTGCTGAAGCTGTATGATCAGTGCTGATGCCGTGAGTGTCACATGGCTTGTTTGGTGCCCACAGGGATTCCTCACCAGTGTGAGCTGCTTTGCTCCTAGGCCttgggaagcagctctgctgtACCTGCCCATTTGGGAGAATTCACCCGAAGCCCACAGGGACTCTTGGGGCTGATGCAGTTTGGCTGCAGACAGCGCTATTGAACGTGTGTATTTGTTTCCTGGCTTCTCTAGGCCAGCATAGGGACTGTGGGGGGCTGAAGCCCCACAGCAAAGCAATCTGATAATAGCTGAAGAAACAGGGTTCAAAAAACATATAGACACGGTCCCAgacaactggctctaggtggccctgcttgagcaggagtgTTGGGCCAGGTGAGCTCCAGAGATCCCTACCGGATCCCATGCTGTGGTGCtggctgggtgggagctgctCTTGGCGGCAGGGGAGGTCAGCGAGATGCCAGCCTGCAGTGATAGGCATCACAAGTGATACAAAATGAGCAGTGATACAAAACAGTAATTGCTGCTTGTTACTCAGGTGAACATCCAGGTCCCTGCTCCTGAGCTGCAGTCGGATATCATCACCATCACTGGGCTGGCTACCAACCTGGACCGTGCCAAGGCCGGGCTGCTGGAAAGAGTGAAGGAGCTGCAAGCTGAACAAGAGGATCGGGTAAGGCCTGTGCCTGTCCTTCTTCCAGCTAAACAAGGCTTCAGCCTCTGGGTGTTCCTTTCAGAAGCTGTACAGACTCCTGGAACCCCTTGCCTTTTAAGGTGCTCTGCGGGTGTGAACTGCTCTTAAGAGTGTACCCAAATGTAACTCGTTTAACATGAACTGACAGGAGAGTTTTGGGATTCTGCTTTAGGTCACTTTGGACTGTCCAGGGCTCTATCACACCTTTGTGTATCTTTGAGACACTGCAAGGTGGGAACCTCACTGTGCTGGGAGTCTCTCTGTACCTATTCTCATTGAATCCTTACCACAGCTCTGAAAAAATAGGTGAGGAATGAGTTGGATGGTTGTTCACTACTTGTAGTTTCCTGCTGAACTTGGTGAAAGCACAAGGCCCCAGCAGGTGGATGTCTTGGGTGCTCTTCTGTAGCCACGTACATTCCAGCATGTCCCTGTAGAATCTGTTCCATGCATCTCAGAGGCCAGAAGGAAACACTGGGACTTAGATGGACATCACTGGACTAGCCATGGTGTGTTCCCTGCTGTTGTATCTCACTCTGCTTCTCCTGTTCCAGGCCTTGCGAAGCTTCAAGCTGACAGTCACTGTCGATCCCAAGTATCATCCTAAAATCATTGGGCGGAAGGGAGCAGTGATCACCCAGATACGCACAGAGCATGAGGTCAACATCCAGTTCCCTGACAAGGATGATGAAAGCCAGGTGAGAGGTCAGAGGGGCTGCAAGGAGGGCTGCTGCTTGTCTCTGGGCATAGGAAGCACAGCGCTGCCTTTGGGTAACGTGGAGGGTAAAAGGGATTAGCAGGGAGAAGGCTTGCTCAGCTACTATGAGCCTTGTTTCTCACACATTTCCCTGTGCCCCAGGCCCAAGACCAGATCACCATCACTGGCTATGAGAAGAACGCTGAGGCTGCCCGGGATGCCATCATGAAGATTGTTGGTGAGCTGGAGCAGATGGTCTCTGAGGATGTGACTCTGGACCATCGTGTTCACGCACGCATCATTGGTGCACGTGGTAAAGCCATCCGCAAAATCATGGATGAGTTTAAGGTGAGCAGTAGAGCGATGCAGCGCAGGTTAGGCTGGTCCTGGGTGGCCAGTGGTGCCACTTGCTCCTGTGCTAAGAGCTTGGTAGCAGCTTGGTGCTAGGGGCTGAATTCAGGAGCGTGAGGCTCACATCTTATGGTCTTTGTGTCTTGTGCCTGTTGAGCACCTTCAGCTGGAACAGGCGCAAAAGAAAAGCTGGTGCTGTCCTGGGCAGCTGGGCTATCTGGACACCACACCCACACACCGGTTGAAGTGTCCCCACACGACCTCAGCTGTGAGTCACTTCTTCTGGAagccaggcagggaggaggctgaGCTCTCCCTGTCTTGCTGGAACACAGCCCGAAGAGGAACCTGGAAATGCTTCCTTGGTGCTTTGGGTTAGCCCTGCAAACGGCGCTGAGCTCTGGCCCTCTGTGCAGCGCTTTTAGTGGGTTTCTTGCAGACGGGGTCCCTGATGGTCATCCAAGGGAGGAGGTGGTTATGTCAGCTGTTGCGATAACTGGAAGTGGACAGCCAGGCCTGTGGCTGGGGGTTCTGGGAAGAGACTGTGCCCAGACCCCCTCAGCTTGAGCTTAACTCAAGGAAATcctctgtatttctttgtttctctagGCCACTGTTGATTCCCTTGATTTTGGGAATCTTAACACATTCTCAGGGCTCCAGATTTGACAAAATCAGCTGACTCCGGGAAGGGCAGGGACCTTTGCCCCTGACTGTGTGTGGCAGTAGCAGCATGCTTTGTTACAGGGGCAGTAGTGAAGGTGAATCCAGAGTGATGAGGCTTTGGAGACTTGcatcttccctgtgagggtggtgaagccctggcagaggttgcccagagaagctgtggctgccccctccctggaagggttcaaggccaggttggacggggctttgggcaacctgggctagtggaaggtgtccctacctgtggcagggggggtgggactggatgagctttaaggtcccttccagcccaaaccattctatggttctgtgatgtTGGCTGGGCTCAGTTGTCGAAACAAGCTGTTTGGTTCTCAAATGAGCAACCTTTGGTTTTGGTCCTGTCTTGTGTGGCTTCCCTGCACCCTCTGGAAGGCAAACTGTGAGAGAGCTCAGTGTATGGGGTGCACTAAGCCAGCTCCATAAAGTGATTGTCAGCCAGGATTACTCTATCTGTGGAGGAGACAGAAAGCTTATTGTGCTTCATGCTAATCGCTTGATGGTGAAAATGCCTGCAGCAGTGTGAGGACACTGTCTGGAAatgcagccctgctctgcatctgctgcaggtgctgcACAGAAGGCAGCAGGCCTCTGGGCAGTGAgaacagcaggggctgctggaaGATGGGTTGTTACTGCAGAGCCTGTTCTTCCCAGGGGAACCAGACAGCTTCAGGGCCAGGTATATTCTGGTGCACCCCCCAGTGTCTGAACTATGTTGATTCTAAACAGACTTGCAGCAGTGAACAGATCAGGGCTCTTCTGTGAATCTAATGACGATTGATGGGGAGTCTGTTGCTTTTCAGATGTGCATACGTAAGCCCCATCCTGTGTTGCAGGTGGATATTCGCTTTCCCCAGAGTGGAGCTCCTGACCCCAACTGTGTGACTGTGACAGGACTCCCAGAGAATGTGGAAGAAGCTATCGATCACATCCTGAACTTGGAGGAAGAATATGTAAGTGTTCAGCAAATCTGTGCAGGGGCTTAGCAAGGATTTCCTCTGCCGCAGAGCTGGATGTCTGAAGTATCTCTGTGTGGTATTTTCTACCACTGCGTCGGAGAACTTGagccctgtgcaggcagcaggcagccctcATCTGCAACTGCCCCTCAGACCAGCTGGGCGCAGGGCCCAGGCTGTGCTCTGCGAAGCAGTGCAAGGGCTGGTCCCTCTGCCCAGGGGACGGCAGTGAATGAGAACGCTGGACCACCACCGGGATGTACATGCTTGCCTTGCTGTAGCTTGCATCAGTTAGGGATCGTTGGCACTCAGACTAGTGCAGAAACACTGTGTTTGGTCATTGTAGAACAGGCTGGTGACCTTGGACGGGTTGGGGGGAGGTGTGTTAACACCAGTTTGAGGAACTATCGAAATCCCCCCCAACTGGGCCATGTCACTGCAGCTTGCGGATGTGGTGGACAACGAGGCGATGCAGGTGTATATGAAGCCCTCTTCACATGAAGAGTCCAAGGCCCCATCCAAGGGCTTCGTGGTGAGAGATGCCCCCTGGGCCACTGTCAACAATGAAAAGGTGAGTGCTGCTTCTGCTACAGGCCTGGGGACACGGGGCGTGTGGCACCCTCTGCCAAGGACTTCCCCTGAGGTCCGGCCCTCCTGTCAGGGCTGGGGAAACAGAGCATTCTCCTCCCTTGGTGGCAGAGAAAGCAGTGAAGGGCTCTCGTGCTCTTTGTGGCCTGTGCAAGCTGAGAGTAGGCCTGGACTCTGCCTCTCCAGCTTCTAAAGCACTGCGCTCTCTTCCTTCCAACCATCATGCCCACACTGACTACCCCACTGTGGAGCTGTTGGGGAATGGGAGATCCTTACCACAAAGTGTcctgccagggatggggcagacCCACACCCTTGATCCAACTGCCATTTGCTCCTATCTGCATCCTCCGAAATGTCATCTCTAGACGGCTTGACCGTCCACCCTGGGCAGTCCTAAGTACATAATGATCTTTTTCAGCCCTCGCCCATTGTCTCTGCTCACGGAACATCAGAAATGCTCAGGGACGCACCGTGCAGGTTCACAGCAGGGCAAGAGCTTAACGTGTTCCCTTTTTGTTTGCTCTAGGCCCCTGATATGAGCAGTTCTGAAGACTTCCCCAGCTTTGGGGCTCAAGTGGCCCCCAAGACTCTTCCCTGGGGACCCAAACGATAATGACCTGGAAGCAGAAACTCCTCCAGCCTGCTGACCTGACACTAACCTGCCACAAATACTTCCTGTCTGAAATCTGACCCAGCGGCTGGAGCACAAGTCAATTGCCCCAAGAGGTCTCCTAATGGTGTCTGGAGTGCTAGaccccatcctgctcccctcaGCTATCACCGTGGCTAGGACCCACCCTCATCTCTTGATGGATATTCTTTCCTCCTTTGGAACAAGACTCAGATT
This region of Strix uralensis isolate ZFMK-TIS-50842 chromosome 9, bStrUra1, whole genome shotgun sequence genomic DNA includes:
- the HDLBP gene encoding vigilin; protein product: MSSVAVLTQESFAEHRSGLAQQQVKVTALNSEEENDPPTYKEAFPPLPEKAPCLEAAQEPAGPWSKIRPIKASVITQVFHVPLEERKYKDMNQFGEGEQAKICLDIMQKTGAHLELSLAKDQGLSIMVSGKLEAVMKARKEIVARLQTQASATVAIPKEHHRFVIGKNGEKLQDLELKTATKIQIPRPDDPSNQIKITGTKEGIEKARHEILLISAEQDKRAVERLDVEKVYHPFIAGPYNKLVSELMQDTGTRINIPPPSVNKTEIVFTGEKEQLAQAVARVKKIYEEKKKKTTTIAVEVKKSQHKYVIGPKGNSLQEILEKTGVSVEIPPTDSSSETVILRGEPEKLGQALTEVYAKANSFTVSSVSAPSWLHRFIIGKKGQNLAKITQQMPKVHIEFTEGEDKITLEGPTEDVNVAQEQIEVMVKDLINRMDYAEINVDHKFHRHLIGKNGANINRIKDLYKVSVRIPPDNEKSNLIRIEGDPQGVQQAKKELLELASRMENERTKDLIIEQKFHRTIIGQKGERIREIREKFPEVIINFPDPAHKSDIVQLRGPKNEVEKCTKYMQKMVADLVENSFSISVPIFKQFHKNIIGKGGANIKKIREESNTKIDLPAENSNSETIVITGKRANCEAARHRILAIQKELANITEVEVSIPSKLHNSLIGTKGRFIRSIMEECGGVHIHFPTEGSGSDTVTIRGPAQDVEKAKKQLLHLAEEKQTKSYTVDLRAKPEYHKFLIGKGGGNIRKVRDNTGARIIFPTSEDKDQELITIMGTEEAVKEAQKELEALIKNLDNVVEDSMVVDPKHHRHFVIRRGQVLREIADEYGGVMVSFPRSGTQSDKVTLKGAKDCVEAAKKRIQEIIEDLEAQVTIECTIPQKFHRSIMGPKGSRIQQITRDYGVQIKFPDREENPAPVAEPAVQENGEEGGEGKDGKDADPSSPKKCDIIIISGRREKCEAAKEALQALVPVTIEVEVPFDLHRYIIGQKGSGIRKMMDEFEVNIQVPAPELQSDIITITGLATNLDRAKAGLLERVKELQAEQEDRALRSFKLTVTVDPKYHPKIIGRKGAVITQIRTEHEVNIQFPDKDDESQAQDQITITGYEKNAEAARDAIMKIVGELEQMVSEDVTLDHRVHARIIGARGKAIRKIMDEFKVDIRFPQSGAPDPNCVTVTGLPENVEEAIDHILNLEEEYLADVVDNEAMQVYMKPSSHEESKAPSKGFVVRDAPWATVNNEKAPDMSSSEDFPSFGAQVAPKTLPWGPKR